One genomic segment of Falco biarmicus isolate bFalBia1 chromosome 15, bFalBia1.pri, whole genome shotgun sequence includes these proteins:
- the ARL2BP gene encoding ADP-ribosylation factor-like protein 2-binding protein isoform X3, with the protein MLNHVLFLSTLSRRNNHKQQQYSRLFLLQPGYAVTMETSDEENFVAISSPSDAEFDTVVGYLEAIIIDDDFQLTQRTFMEKHYREFDDSEEYKLIYTFIFNEYISIVKKYMEEKLLDLIPGFDMTAFTMSLQQHKDEMASELFDMLLTFTDFPAFKEMFLDYKAEKEGQSLDLSSGLVVTSLNK; encoded by the exons ATGCTGAATCATGTGTTATTCCTTAGCACTTTGTCAAGAAGAAATAaccacaaacagcagcagtataGCAGATTGTTTCTTCTCCAGCCTGGTTATGCAGTAACAATGGAGACTTCTGATGAAGAAAACTTCGTGGCCAT atcCTCCCCTTCTGATGCAGAGTTTGATACAGTTGTTGGGTATCTGGAGGCTATCATAATAG ATGATGATTTCCAGTTAACACAGAGGACGTTTATGGAGAAGCACTACCGGGAGTTTGATGACTCGGAAGAATACAAGCTCAtctatacttttatttttaatgaatat atctctatagtaaagaaatacatggaagaaaagctgcttgATTTGATTCCTGGTTTTGATATGACTGCTTTCACAATGTCATTGCA ACAGCACAAAGATGAAATGGCAAGTGAACTATTCGATATGCTTCTCACATTTACTGACTTTCCggctttcaaagaaatgttCTTGGATTACAAAGCT GAAAAGGAAGGTCAAAGCCTGGATTTAAGCAGTGGACTAGTGGTGACTTCATTAAACAAGTAA
- the ARL2BP gene encoding ADP-ribosylation factor-like protein 2-binding protein isoform X2: METSDEENFVAISSPSDAEFDTVVGYLEAIIIAATLCNWRWVSSCLATFHFLRLSRADFVACVTHTFAYNSNVAGPVHSRNIEWHQSHCMSLDDDFQLTQRTFMEKHYREFDDSEEYKLIYTFIFNEYISIVKKYMEEKLLDLIPGFDMTAFTMSLQQHKDEMASELFDMLLTFTDFPAFKEMFLDYKAEKEGQSLDLSSGLVVTSLNK, encoded by the exons ATGGAGACTTCTGATGAAGAAAACTTCGTGGCCAT atcCTCCCCTTCTGATGCAGAGTTTGATACAGTTGTTGGGTATCTGGAGGCTATCATAATAG CAGCAACATTGTGTAACTGGAGATGGGTGTCGTCATGTCTTGCCACTTTTCACTTTTTGAGACTGTCCAGAGCTGATTTTGTTGCGTGTGTAACTCACACGTTTGCGTACAACAGTAATGTGGCAGGACCTGTTCATAGCAGGAACATTGAATGGCACCAATCTCATTGTATGAGCTTAG ATGATGATTTCCAGTTAACACAGAGGACGTTTATGGAGAAGCACTACCGGGAGTTTGATGACTCGGAAGAATACAAGCTCAtctatacttttatttttaatgaatat atctctatagtaaagaaatacatggaagaaaagctgcttgATTTGATTCCTGGTTTTGATATGACTGCTTTCACAATGTCATTGCA ACAGCACAAAGATGAAATGGCAAGTGAACTATTCGATATGCTTCTCACATTTACTGACTTTCCggctttcaaagaaatgttCTTGGATTACAAAGCT GAAAAGGAAGGTCAAAGCCTGGATTTAAGCAGTGGACTAGTGGTGACTTCATTAAACAAGTAA
- the ARL2BP gene encoding ADP-ribosylation factor-like protein 2-binding protein isoform X1, translated as MLNHVLFLSTLSRRNNHKQQQYSRLFLLQPGYAVTMETSDEENFVAISSPSDAEFDTVVGYLEAIIIAATLCNWRWVSSCLATFHFLRLSRADFVACVTHTFAYNSNVAGPVHSRNIEWHQSHCMSLDDDFQLTQRTFMEKHYREFDDSEEYKLIYTFIFNEYISIVKKYMEEKLLDLIPGFDMTAFTMSLQQHKDEMASELFDMLLTFTDFPAFKEMFLDYKAEKEGQSLDLSSGLVVTSLNK; from the exons ATGCTGAATCATGTGTTATTCCTTAGCACTTTGTCAAGAAGAAATAaccacaaacagcagcagtataGCAGATTGTTTCTTCTCCAGCCTGGTTATGCAGTAACAATGGAGACTTCTGATGAAGAAAACTTCGTGGCCAT atcCTCCCCTTCTGATGCAGAGTTTGATACAGTTGTTGGGTATCTGGAGGCTATCATAATAG CAGCAACATTGTGTAACTGGAGATGGGTGTCGTCATGTCTTGCCACTTTTCACTTTTTGAGACTGTCCAGAGCTGATTTTGTTGCGTGTGTAACTCACACGTTTGCGTACAACAGTAATGTGGCAGGACCTGTTCATAGCAGGAACATTGAATGGCACCAATCTCATTGTATGAGCTTAG ATGATGATTTCCAGTTAACACAGAGGACGTTTATGGAGAAGCACTACCGGGAGTTTGATGACTCGGAAGAATACAAGCTCAtctatacttttatttttaatgaatat atctctatagtaaagaaatacatggaagaaaagctgcttgATTTGATTCCTGGTTTTGATATGACTGCTTTCACAATGTCATTGCA ACAGCACAAAGATGAAATGGCAAGTGAACTATTCGATATGCTTCTCACATTTACTGACTTTCCggctttcaaagaaatgttCTTGGATTACAAAGCT GAAAAGGAAGGTCAAAGCCTGGATTTAAGCAGTGGACTAGTGGTGACTTCATTAAACAAGTAA